The genomic region AGCCCTGGCTTCGCCGGCCACCGCCTGCTGGCCAAGATGAATGATGCCCATGGCCTGGCGAATGGTGGTCAGTTGCTTTTCCGGTGCCAGACGCTTGAGGCTGGCCTCGGTGGGCAGTTCGATGTTCACGCTCAAGCGGTCCGCCAGGCGCCCGGCCTCCTCGATCAGCAACGGGTCGGCGTCGGGAATGGTCTTGAGATGGATGTAGCCGCGAAACTGGTGCTCCTCGCGCAGCAGCCGCGCCACCCGAATCAGTTGCTCCATGGTGTAGTCAGCGGAGCGGATGATGCCGGAGCTGAGAAACAGCCCGCTGATGCAATTGCGCCGATAGAAATCGAGGGTCAGGCGCACCACCTCCTCCGGCGAGAAACGCGCCCTGGGCACATTGCTGGAGCGCCGGTTGATGCAATACTGACAGTCGTAGAGACAGAAATTGGTCAGCAGCACCTTGAGCAGCGAGACGCAGCGGCCATCGGGCGTATAGCTGTGGCAGATGCCCATGCCGTCGGTGGCACCGAGCCCGTCACGCCCCCGGGAACTGCGCTTGGGCGCGCCACTGCTGGCACACGAGGCGTCGTACTTGGCGGCATCGGCGAGAATGCCGAGCTTGGCGATGAGCTGCATGGTTCTTACTCGATATACTGATCATCCATACAGTATTCCGAGTGTTCGACACATGCAAGCACTGTTCAGTCAAATAGCCGCCCGCTACGCTCGACCTGTAGCAGCCTCGCGGTGTGCGGCGCCTCGGTGGCCGCACACCGCACACGGGGTCAGGCAGACTGCGTCTCCAAGGCCACGCTCCGCGATTGGAGGTAAGGTTCGAGCAAGGCTCCGAACAAACCGGAAAAATGCAGGTGGGCCAAGGTCTTCACGTTGTAATCCGGGTCCGGTTTCTCCTCGGCGCCAATCAGCCCTTCACGCTTCCAGAGGGCACGGTTCCAGCAACTCAAATGCCTGAGGGCAATCCGCGAGCCCTCGCGCGTCCCGCCATCACGACCGAGTTCCAGGGTGGCCTCGTCAATGACCTGGCCCTTCACCGCCCCCTGAACCTGCGCCAGCGAATAGCGCCAGGAAGCCGTCAACGAAGTGGCCAGCTCACGGCCCGGATCGGCGAAAAACAGTTCGAACGCCTGCCGGTCGTCGCTCAGGCACAACAGGAGAAAGCCCGAGGATTGTTCCAGGGCAAACGCTCCCTGCTCCTCACCCTGGCTGTCCTGGAACACCAGCCTTTGCTCATAGCGCAAGGTGCCCGTAGCCGGGTCAGTCGTCATGCTTCGGCAGATCCGCAG from Pseudomonas asplenii harbors:
- a CDS encoding putative DNA modification/repair radical SAM protein is translated as MQLIAKLGILADAAKYDASCASSGAPKRSSRGRDGLGATDGMGICHSYTPDGRCVSLLKVLLTNFCLYDCQYCINRRSSNVPRARFSPEEVVRLTLDFYRRNCISGLFLSSGIIRSADYTMEQLIRVARLLREEHQFRGYIHLKTIPDADPLLIEEAGRLADRLSVNIELPTEASLKRLAPEKQLTTIRQAMGIIHLGQQAVAGEARAPRFTPAGQSTQVIVGADATDDRTILRNAESLYQGYGLRRVYYSAFSPIPDSPDSVPLAAPPLLREHRLYQADFLMRGYGYKAGELLSQSSNLELDIDPKLAWALANREVFPLDVNRAEPALLARIPGIGLRSVQRLVALRRERRIRYDDLIQLRCVLDKARPFIVTSDYRPPQAETRSGLLRARLREPQAPLQMGLWG